Proteins encoded by one window of Methanobacterium sp. CWC-01:
- a CDS encoding AAA family ATPase, whose translation MLLWNRAAVVGVPGVGKTSLCKAISKELGYHYINFGELMLKIAIERDLAHTLEDMLQLNTELQYRIWKSAALSIQNAENVLIDLHGVDITREGYLISLPFEIIPPEIIIIIETSYDEIFQRRTRDRGKKRVLEDYKTVKEHLSLLKYSMVSISTILGSNLVVLKNDELQTCLEHLKGVLQR comes from the coding sequence ATGCTCCTCTGGAACCGGGCTGCAGTGGTTGGTGTGCCGGGAGTGGGGAAAACCTCCCTATGTAAGGCCATCAGCAAGGAGCTAGGTTACCATTACATTAATTTTGGGGAGCTGATGCTGAAAATAGCCATTGAACGTGATTTAGCCCATACTCTGGAGGATATGCTCCAGTTAAATACAGAATTACAGTACCGGATTTGGAAATCAGCAGCCTTAAGCATACAAAATGCGGAAAACGTTCTCATTGATTTACATGGCGTGGATATAACCAGAGAAGGTTATTTAATATCACTGCCCTTTGAAATTATTCCCCCAGAGATTATCATCATCATAGAAACATCTTATGATGAAATTTTCCAAAGGCGAACCAGGGATAGAGGAAAAAAAAGAGTTTTAGAGGATTATAAAACTGTAAAAGAGCATCTATCTCTTTTAAAATATTCAATGGTCTCGATAAGTACGATTTTAGGTTCTAATCTTGTGGTTCTCAAAAATGATGAGCTCCAAACCTGTTTAGAACATTTAAAAGGTGTTTTACAACGATAA
- a CDS encoding DUF5591 domain-containing protein: MIKVLCTTEASLHRPEAVRWRDRMSHLDPLGDVVVVLPCSMGKPYSQSRSHRIFQNATKGFQEAILTSPFGVCPREMERTYPIQSYDVPTTGKWSQEEVDLTGECLKDYIGEIKAVAHVSGGYRDVCEKYIPQAHFTCEDGRTTSQESMQNLKRILRDYNKPKGKSREMNGLRSVARYQFNTKAADVLIPPGYRLKGRFNRRLFYENQQVATLQFDTGLFSLNLKGGQLLSEVDVNWVEIDFKLETNTLFVPGVVDSAPEILPRDEVVIVRKGDVIGVGKAVMSGEEMKKAEKGVAVRVRHRQKH, encoded by the coding sequence ATGATCAAAGTACTTTGCACCACAGAAGCTTCTCTCCATCGTCCTGAAGCAGTTCGATGGAGAGATCGGATGTCCCATTTAGATCCGCTCGGTGACGTGGTGGTGGTATTACCCTGCAGCATGGGAAAGCCGTACTCCCAATCACGTTCACATCGTATCTTCCAGAATGCAACTAAAGGATTCCAAGAAGCAATTTTAACATCCCCATTTGGAGTCTGTCCCCGTGAGATGGAAAGGACCTATCCCATCCAATCTTATGATGTTCCCACCACCGGAAAATGGTCACAAGAAGAGGTAGACCTTACTGGAGAATGTTTGAAGGATTATATTGGAGAAATTAAAGCGGTAGCCCACGTATCAGGAGGATACCGGGATGTTTGTGAAAAATACATTCCGCAGGCCCATTTTACCTGTGAAGACGGTCGCACCACCTCCCAAGAGTCCATGCAGAATTTGAAAAGAATTTTAAGGGATTATAATAAACCAAAAGGTAAATCCAGGGAAATGAATGGTTTAAGATCGGTAGCCCGCTATCAGTTTAACACTAAGGCTGCAGATGTGCTCATACCCCCAGGTTATCGTCTTAAAGGGCGTTTTAACCGACGATTATTCTATGAAAATCAACAAGTGGCCACTTTACAATTTGATACCGGACTATTTTCTCTTAACCTCAAGGGAGGCCAACTTTTGAGTGAAGTTGATGTTAACTGGGTGGAAATCGATTTTAAACTGGAAACTAATACCCTTTTTGTTCCGGGAGTTGTTGATTCAGCCCCAGAAATCTTACCCAGAGATGAGGTGGTAATAGTTCGTAAAGGTGATGTGATAGGGGTTGGGAAGGCCGTTATGAGTGGTGAAGAAATGAAAAAGGCCGAAAAAGGAGTAGCAGTCCGGGTCAGGCACCGCCAGAAGCACTAA
- a CDS encoding metal-sulfur cluster assembly factor has protein sequence MSEDLMNQVREALSLVLDPHMGISIVEMGIVDGIEINEKNKTAKIVIKPTNPGCMSAANIAMQARQAAESVEGIDKAEIVVEGHMMADAISEMVNK, from the coding sequence ATGAGCGAAGATTTAATGAATCAAGTCAGAGAAGCCTTATCACTGGTACTAGACCCCCACATGGGCATTAGTATTGTGGAAATGGGAATCGTAGATGGCATTGAAATCAATGAAAAAAATAAAACCGCCAAAATCGTGATAAAACCAACCAACCCCGGTTGCATGAGTGCCGCAAACATCGCCATGCAAGCCCGGCAGGCAGCTGAAAGCGTGGAAGGTATAGACAAAGCAGAAATAGTAGTAGAAGGACACATGATGGCTGATGCCATCAGTGAGATGGTAAATAAGTAA